A single genomic interval of Syntrophobotulus glycolicus DSM 8271 harbors:
- a CDS encoding FeoA family protein has translation MILVKKLNELQAGNVGKVQSIGGDVHFQSRITSIGLTPGSIVEIVQNKRKRPLLIYSRDSLIAINRKDAELIEMKGN, from the coding sequence ATGATTCTCGTGAAGAAGCTGAATGAACTGCAGGCGGGAAACGTTGGCAAGGTTCAGTCCATCGGCGGAGATGTTCATTTTCAAAGCCGTATCACATCCATTGGACTAACCCCGGGGAGCATAGTGGAGATTGTACAGAATAAGAGAAAACGGCCGCTATTGATTTACAGCCGTGATAGCTTGATTGCGATTAACCGAAAAGATGCGGAGCTTATCGAAATGAAGGGGAATTGA
- the feoB gene encoding ferrous iron transport protein B, which translates to MEKQRTIAFLGQPNTGKSTLFNGLTGSRQHVGNWPGKTVEQKEGYFSCGGVSYTLVDLPGTYGLSAHSEEEIVTRDYIASGKADTVCILADASQLERSLFMLADYAGIHVPVFVVFNMMDIAAGQSKQIDHPALADELGVPIVPLVAADTKKYDAFYAALEQMEQGNACELNLQGLMACYEEVIGENYRKILHLLPEKGVGVYTRSWLAAKLIEKDPLALETVRSAVPAENWIQIEKAVHSIVDGNVLTGDCKFQWIENLLKDHVVYPEKRKEMGRFDKLATSKTWGNPLAIALILAGLVLSIIIAMPFMGIFSYIPMMSGPIAKALTGIGIPVILVSLLCDAVLAAVSFALLMSSFVFGVSLVFGFMEEVGYMARIAYVFDNTMSKLGLQGKAVMPFLVSFGCNIGGVAGTRVIDSWGQRVTTMALSWVVPCASTWGVVGLISTVFFKSKAILVIVSMFLIAFLHILITSKIFGKQLMGDSGRTGLIMELPPYHRPRYKNLFKFVFNRMGDVFRRALKIIIFVSVVFWALSYTPDGKIEHSLIYQIGVAIEPVTMIFGLRWQLFMAWLTSAMGKESSLGVLSALFNAQGIWTAIADQKIIAPDTAAVGGSLLSTISKPEALAFVYAFFFNMPCLMTLSATVQESHSVKWALRIAGYYMFTSLILAALVYRIGLIIF; encoded by the coding sequence ATGGAAAAACAGCGGACAATTGCTTTTCTGGGCCAGCCGAACACAGGAAAATCCACGCTGTTTAACGGGTTGACCGGCTCAAGGCAGCATGTGGGGAATTGGCCCGGTAAAACAGTGGAACAAAAGGAAGGATATTTTTCTTGCGGCGGTGTTTCTTATACACTGGTGGACTTGCCGGGTACTTACGGCCTGTCGGCTCACTCGGAGGAAGAGATCGTTACCAGAGACTACATCGCGAGCGGAAAGGCCGACACTGTTTGTATTCTGGCAGATGCATCCCAATTGGAGCGCAGCCTTTTCATGTTAGCGGATTATGCGGGCATCCATGTCCCGGTATTTGTGGTTTTCAATATGATGGATATTGCTGCCGGGCAAAGTAAGCAGATCGACCATCCGGCGCTGGCAGATGAGCTGGGGGTCCCCATTGTCCCGTTGGTGGCTGCCGATACCAAAAAGTACGATGCTTTTTATGCAGCCTTAGAGCAGATGGAACAGGGAAATGCCTGCGAATTGAATTTACAGGGACTCATGGCCTGCTATGAAGAAGTGATCGGGGAGAATTACAGGAAAATTCTTCATTTGCTTCCTGAAAAGGGTGTCGGCGTCTATACCCGTTCCTGGCTGGCCGCCAAACTGATTGAAAAAGATCCGTTGGCGCTTGAAACCGTTCGTTCAGCGGTGCCGGCGGAAAACTGGATTCAAATTGAGAAAGCAGTTCATTCTATTGTGGACGGAAATGTACTGACAGGGGATTGCAAGTTCCAATGGATTGAAAATCTGCTGAAAGATCATGTAGTCTACCCGGAAAAACGAAAAGAAATGGGGAGGTTTGACAAACTGGCGACCTCTAAAACATGGGGGAACCCGCTTGCCATTGCTCTGATTCTGGCAGGATTAGTACTATCAATCATCATTGCTATGCCGTTTATGGGGATATTCAGCTATATTCCCATGATGTCCGGACCAATCGCCAAGGCCCTTACGGGAATCGGAATCCCGGTAATCCTCGTGTCGTTGCTGTGTGATGCGGTGTTGGCTGCCGTATCGTTTGCCCTTTTGATGTCAAGTTTCGTATTTGGAGTCAGTCTTGTATTTGGCTTCATGGAAGAAGTCGGCTATATGGCCCGCATTGCATATGTTTTTGATAACACAATGTCTAAGCTGGGTTTGCAGGGAAAGGCCGTTATGCCGTTCCTGGTCAGCTTTGGCTGCAATATCGGCGGTGTTGCCGGTACCCGTGTCATTGATTCTTGGGGGCAGCGCGTAACCACTATGGCTTTATCTTGGGTGGTGCCCTGTGCTTCCACATGGGGCGTGGTGGGCCTGATCAGCACTGTGTTTTTTAAAAGCAAAGCCATTCTGGTCATTGTTTCGATGTTCCTCATCGCTTTTCTGCATATTCTGATTACCTCGAAAATCTTTGGAAAGCAGTTAATGGGGGATTCCGGACGGACGGGATTGATTATGGAACTGCCTCCCTACCATAGGCCTCGTTATAAAAACTTATTTAAATTTGTCTTTAATCGTATGGGGGATGTCTTCAGAAGGGCGCTGAAAATCATCATTTTTGTTTCGGTTGTATTCTGGGCACTATCCTATACCCCGGATGGCAAGATTGAACACAGCCTGATTTATCAAATCGGCGTTGCGATTGAACCTGTCACAATGATATTCGGCCTCAGATGGCAGCTGTTTATGGCGTGGCTGACATCTGCGATGGGAAAGGAATCTTCTTTGGGCGTGTTGTCAGCGCTGTTTAATGCGCAGGGCATCTGGACTGCCATTGCCGATCAGAAAATAATTGCGCCGGATACGGCAGCAGTCGGGGGAAGTCTTCTTTCTACAATTTCCAAACCGGAAGCATTGGCTTTCGTGTATGCGTTCTTCTTTAATATGCCTTGCCTGATGACGTTAAGTGCGACAGTACAGGAAAGCCATTCTGTGAAGTGGGCATTACGCATTGCCGGATATTACATGTTCACATCGTTAATCCTGGCGGCGCTTGTCTATCGCATAGGATTGATCATTTTTTAA
- a CDS encoding FeoC-like transcriptional regulator, translated as MIRELLHCLRSGRVYCVDELAYLLDTSQEAVRNGLDYLERKRYIRRAEMAAPCSEKCKSCHLGDAGQAFLYPAIWELKTGERAECMDKIDD; from the coding sequence ATGATCAGAGAACTTTTGCACTGTCTGCGCAGCGGAAGGGTCTACTGCGTAGATGAGCTGGCGTACCTTTTGGATACGTCGCAGGAAGCCGTCCGCAATGGCTTGGACTATCTGGAAAGGAAAAGATACATCAGAAGAGCGGAAATGGCAGCGCCCTGTTCGGAAAAGTGTAAGAGCTGCCACTTGGGTGATGCGGGCCAAGCCTTTTTGTATCCGGCGATATGGGAACTGAAAACAGGCGAGAGAGCAGAGTGCATGGATAAAATTGATGATTGA
- a CDS encoding DUF2089 family protein: MTIDIVPEWMVSLDDEDVSFIKKFLLASGSLKEIASQYEVTYPTVRLRLDKLIQKIQISEDTANEPYISLIKRLAVKDKVDFDTAKLLISEYKKLRGGK, encoded by the coding sequence ATGACAATAGACATCGTCCCCGAATGGATGGTTAGTCTTGATGATGAAGATGTTTCGTTCATCAAAAAATTTCTTTTGGCGTCAGGCTCACTGAAAGAAATTGCCAGCCAGTATGAAGTTACTTATCCGACGGTCAGACTTCGATTGGATAAATTGATCCAGAAGATTCAGATAAGCGAAGACACCGCCAATGAACCGTATATTTCACTGATTAAACGGCTGGCGGTTAAGGATAAAGTAGATTTTGACACAGCTAAGCTTTTGATTTCAGAATACAAAAAACTCAGAGGAGGCAAATAG
- a CDS encoding helix-turn-helix domain-containing protein: MEYITVNEAAEKWGVSGRSITYHLVAGRIPGALKKGNMWLIPRNASKPDDRRKRRNKEGE, from the coding sequence ATGGAATATATCACAGTGAACGAAGCCGCAGAAAAATGGGGTGTTTCCGGACGGTCCATCACCTATCATTTGGTTGCCGGACGTATACCCGGCGCTTTGAAAAAGGGAAACATGTGGCTAATTCCCAGGAACGCTTCCAAGCCTGATGACAGAAGGAAACGGCGGAATAAGGAAGGAGAATAG